A genomic stretch from Chitinophagaceae bacterium includes:
- a CDS encoding acyl--CoA ligase, translated as MLYNSPFLQLLEQLPPSYEICIHNNKILTAKELIEQSKKLAASLEQKGIKKGDHVLLACEMGIEFLILFIALIHLRTKIALVDPHMGNQLYAAKLKQFQPKWAFIDSRILLLQEHPLIRFVYKKTAKNPFYIPYSNAYGVFATGIKLPLLQKNKRLQYNVHSTDKFQESDPEDEFLIVYTSGTLAEPKAVVHTMNSLYESMLTIAGLFESNTKASMVTHLPQFALIGMITGYKTFFWKETLPAKERIAFINQHQITTLFGPPAEYRELILYCKEHNQQFPESLNHLILGSAPVLKSLLVELRQLTNAKITCLYGMTEHLVVASVDGDEKINYKGKGDLLGWPLQKMQYKINDDGELLIKSPLLFKRYFHLQDADEFHPSGDLVEQDAEGRLVMKGRKKNMIIKANKNIYPGLYETTIAQIKGVNEVCMIGIYDESIHDELVILVLDADKTLTAKSVLQELKNGKNTIDSDALPDHIFFQPIPKAGRQQKVDRNKLLEQIKQQLPSLTTSS; from the coding sequence ATGCTGTACAACTCCCCTTTCCTGCAATTGCTTGAACAGCTTCCACCCTCTTATGAAATTTGTATTCATAATAACAAAATACTTACAGCCAAAGAACTGATTGAACAAAGCAAAAAATTGGCTGCTTCTCTTGAACAGAAGGGTATTAAGAAAGGCGACCACGTTTTACTTGCCTGTGAAATGGGTATTGAGTTTCTAATTCTGTTTATAGCTTTAATTCATCTGCGAACAAAAATTGCATTGGTTGATCCGCATATGGGCAATCAATTGTATGCAGCCAAGCTGAAACAGTTTCAACCGAAATGGGCCTTTATCGACAGCCGGATTTTATTGTTGCAGGAACATCCGCTCATCCGTTTCGTATATAAAAAAACAGCAAAGAATCCGTTCTATATTCCATACTCAAACGCCTACGGAGTTTTTGCAACAGGTATTAAATTGCCACTGCTGCAAAAAAATAAACGCTTACAATACAATGTACATTCAACAGATAAGTTTCAAGAAAGTGATCCTGAAGATGAATTCCTGATCGTATATACATCAGGAACTTTAGCAGAGCCGAAAGCTGTTGTACATACCATGAACAGTTTGTATGAAAGTATGTTAACAATTGCCGGTTTATTTGAAAGCAATACCAAAGCATCCATGGTTACTCATCTTCCGCAATTTGCATTGATTGGTATGATCACAGGATACAAAACATTTTTCTGGAAAGAAACATTACCTGCAAAAGAACGGATTGCATTTATTAATCAGCATCAAATCACAACACTATTCGGCCCTCCTGCTGAATACAGGGAGTTGATATTGTATTGTAAAGAACATAATCAACAATTCCCAGAAAGTCTCAATCATTTAATTCTTGGTTCAGCACCGGTATTAAAATCATTACTGGTTGAATTACGTCAATTAACAAACGCAAAAATCACTTGTCTGTATGGAATGACGGAGCACCTGGTTGTTGCCAGTGTGGATGGAGATGAAAAAATAAACTACAAAGGCAAAGGCGATTTGCTTGGCTGGCCATTGCAGAAAATGCAATACAAAATCAACGATGATGGCGAATTGCTCATCAAATCTCCGCTATTATTTAAACGTTATTTTCATTTGCAGGATGCAGATGAGTTTCATCCAAGTGGTGATCTGGTTGAACAGGATGCAGAAGGAAGACTGGTGATGAAAGGCCGTAAAAAGAATATGATCATTAAAGCGAATAAAAACATTTATCCAGGTTTATATGAAACAACCATTGCACAGATTAAAGGAGTGAATGAAGTTTGTATGATTGGCATTTATGACGAATCGATACATGACGAGCTGGTGATCCTTGTACTTGATGCAGATAAAACACTCACTGCAAAATCAGTATTACAGGAATTAAAGAATGGAAAGAATACCATTGACTCAGACGCATTACCTGATCATATCTTTTTTCAACCAATACCAAAAGCAGGCAGACAACAAAAAGTTGACCGAAACAAATTACTTGAACAGATAAAACAACAATTACCATCGCTTACGACATCATCATAA
- a CDS encoding LptF/LptG family permease: MKTFDWYILRTFLKTFAFLLLIFTMITVAVDASEKSEDFVRSGLGFTDIVTKYYYGFVPHIISLLFPVFVLIAVVFFTSKLAGRSEIVAMLSIGTSLGRLLRPYWVGGIVLALMLSLANHFLIPQANIIRTSFENRYIDMGNINRQQKQYLNNLHFRVDTFTYAGLRSYDTTSKIGNGFYLQRVKGNQVVYNIRSETITWDTAKKQWKLESAIERKINGMHEEVKMLQTTYMRLGYRPADISEDEYQKDKLKTPALNRFIRQEEIRGSETVNASKFERYRRDSSAVAVIIMTMIAAVLACRKIRGGSGFHLALAFVIGVAFIIFDKFAMVFSTKGNLPPIIAAWIPDIVFAFVALWLYKKAPK, encoded by the coding sequence ATGAAGACCTTCGACTGGTACATATTAAGGACATTTCTCAAAACATTTGCCTTCCTGCTGCTGATCTTTACCATGATCACTGTGGCTGTTGATGCAAGTGAAAAAAGTGAGGATTTTGTAAGGAGCGGTCTCGGCTTTACCGATATAGTAACGAAATATTATTATGGATTTGTACCCCATATCATCAGTCTGCTGTTTCCTGTTTTTGTATTGATTGCTGTTGTGTTTTTTACCTCCAAGCTGGCGGGCAGAAGTGAAATTGTGGCCATGCTCAGTATAGGAACCAGCTTAGGCCGTTTACTGCGTCCTTATTGGGTTGGTGGAATTGTTCTTGCATTGATGCTTTCGCTGGCAAATCATTTTTTAATTCCTCAGGCAAATATCATCCGCACCAGTTTCGAGAACAGGTATATTGATATGGGCAATATCAACCGTCAGCAGAAGCAGTATCTCAACAATCTTCATTTCCGGGTTGATACGTTTACCTATGCAGGTTTGCGTAGCTATGATACTACTTCCAAAATCGGCAATGGTTTTTATCTCCAACGGGTAAAAGGAAACCAGGTAGTTTATAATATCCGGTCAGAAACGATTACATGGGATACCGCAAAAAAACAATGGAAACTTGAAAGCGCCATTGAACGGAAAATAAACGGCATGCATGAAGAAGTAAAAATGCTTCAAACAACCTATATGCGGCTTGGTTACCGCCCCGCTGATATTTCAGAGGATGAATATCAAAAAGACAAACTCAAAACACCTGCCCTCAACCGTTTCATCAGGCAGGAAGAAATCAGGGGCTCGGAAACTGTGAACGCATCAAAATTTGAACGGTACCGCAGGGACTCAAGCGCAGTTGCTGTTATTATCATGACCATGATTGCTGCTGTACTGGCCTGTCGGAAAATAAGGGGCGGAAGCGGCTTTCACCTGGCACTGGCCTTTGTTATTGGGGTTGCCTTTATCATATTTGATAAGTTTGCCATGGTATTTTCAACCAAGGGCAATCTGCCACCAATCATTGCTGCATGGATTCCCGACATCGTTTTTGCTTTTGTTGCCCTTTGGCTGTATAAAAAAGCACCTAAATAA
- a CDS encoding ketoacyl-ACP synthase III: MKRVFIEHIESYLPEQKITNEFVEQKIKQGGFDMPEGLLEKMIGSELRYYAEKDEQVSDLAATAARKVLAKVPDRKIDLLIFAAASGDLIEPATANIVQHKLGLSCPAFDLKNACNSVTNAIEIAASLIMGNTYQNILIVCGEKTSDSIKYNNIEKESIKDHFAAYSFGDAGVALLLSSTTEDKGFFYHRHHTFGNYWELCRIPGGGSMFPADASKLCFSGDTFGLKTVIYEIAPPFVKECIKEAGITLDDIDLICTHQVSRDTYKMVAETLDYDLNKIIQTFHLYGNTAAASVPIALEYAYKEKRIKTGDTVMLLGMAAGINISVQLMKV, from the coding sequence ATGAAACGTGTTTTTATAGAACATATCGAATCTTATCTGCCAGAGCAGAAAATAACCAATGAATTTGTTGAGCAGAAAATTAAACAGGGCGGTTTTGATATGCCGGAAGGTTTGCTTGAGAAAATGATTGGCAGTGAACTTCGTTATTATGCAGAAAAAGATGAACAGGTGTCGGACCTTGCTGCCACTGCTGCCAGGAAAGTGCTGGCAAAAGTTCCTGACCGAAAAATTGACCTGCTGATTTTTGCAGCTGCCTCCGGTGATTTAATTGAGCCTGCCACTGCAAATATTGTGCAGCATAAATTAGGATTGAGCTGTCCGGCATTTGATTTAAAGAATGCCTGCAACAGTGTTACCAATGCCATTGAAATTGCAGCTTCCTTGATTATGGGTAATACTTATCAAAATATTCTTATTGTTTGCGGTGAAAAAACAAGCGACAGTATTAAGTATAATAATATTGAAAAAGAAAGCATCAAAGATCATTTTGCCGCTTACTCATTTGGAGATGCAGGCGTGGCGTTGCTTTTAAGCTCTACAACAGAAGACAAGGGTTTCTTTTATCACCGACATCATACATTTGGAAATTACTGGGAACTCTGCCGCATACCAGGTGGCGGTTCTATGTTTCCTGCAGATGCATCCAAACTCTGTTTTAGCGGTGATACATTTGGATTGAAAACGGTGATTTATGAAATTGCTCCCCCCTTTGTGAAAGAATGTATTAAGGAAGCAGGTATTACATTAGATGATATTGATTTGATTTGTACCCACCAGGTTTCAAGAGATACCTATAAAATGGTGGCGGAAACATTAGATTACGATCTCAATAAAATTATTCAGACCTTTCATCTATATGGTAATACAGCAGCTGCTTCTGTTCCTATTGCACTGGAATATGCATACAAAGAAAAGAGAATTAAAACCGGTGATACTGTAATGTTACTTGGTATGGCAGCAGGTATAAATATTTCTGTACAGTTAATGAAAGTGTAA
- the tgt gene encoding tRNA guanosine(34) transglycosylase Tgt, translating to MAALQFQLQHTDAQSKARAGQITTDHGSIQTPIFMPVGTVGSVKALTIEQLKTDVKAEIILGNTYHLYLRPGTEVLEAAGGLHKFNGWDRPILTDSGGYQVFSLANNRKIKEEGVVFQSHIDGSKHLFTPESVMDIQRNIGADIVMAFDECPPYPSDYTYAKKSMELTHRWLERCVKQFHSTPDKYGYTQNLFPIVQGSTYKDLRTASSQFMAETNLTGCAIGGLSVGEPEEMMYDFTELCCDELPVQKPRYLMGVGTPWNILECISLGVDMFDCVMPTRNGRNAMLFTSKGVINIDNKRWEKDFSPLDDGIDCEMSNYYSKAYLRHLIKAKEITGLTIASVHNLAFYLWLVKQARQHIIDGDFMSWKKEMVEVMKTRL from the coding sequence ATGGCGGCTTTACAATTTCAATTACAGCACACAGATGCTCAATCAAAAGCAAGGGCAGGGCAGATTACAACTGATCATGGCAGCATTCAAACACCCATTTTTATGCCGGTGGGAACAGTTGGCAGTGTAAAAGCATTAACAATTGAACAGCTGAAGACCGATGTAAAAGCTGAAATCATACTTGGTAATACCTATCATTTATACCTGCGTCCAGGAACGGAAGTGTTAGAAGCAGCAGGTGGTTTGCATAAATTCAATGGATGGGATAGACCCATTTTAACCGATAGTGGAGGTTACCAGGTTTTTTCACTGGCCAATAACCGGAAGATTAAAGAGGAAGGGGTTGTTTTTCAAAGTCATATTGATGGAAGCAAACATTTGTTTACACCAGAAAGCGTCATGGATATTCAGCGGAACATCGGTGCTGATATTGTGATGGCATTTGATGAATGTCCGCCTTACCCAAGCGATTATACGTATGCAAAAAAATCAATGGAGCTTACCCATCGCTGGTTAGAACGTTGCGTCAAACAATTTCATTCAACACCTGATAAATACGGCTACACACAAAACCTGTTTCCAATTGTGCAGGGGAGTACATATAAAGATTTGCGTACTGCTTCTTCGCAATTCATGGCCGAAACAAATTTAACGGGTTGTGCAATTGGTGGCCTGAGTGTTGGTGAACCGGAAGAGATGATGTATGATTTCACCGAATTATGTTGTGATGAATTACCGGTTCAAAAACCAAGATACTTAATGGGTGTTGGTACTCCCTGGAATATTTTAGAATGTATTTCATTAGGCGTAGATATGTTTGATTGTGTAATGCCTACAAGGAATGGACGGAATGCCATGCTCTTCACCAGTAAAGGTGTGATCAATATTGATAATAAAAGATGGGAGAAAGATTTCTCTCCTTTGGATGATGGCATTGATTGTGAAATGAGCAACTACTACAGTAAAGCCTATCTGCGTCATCTCATCAAAGCAAAAGAAATTACGGGATTAACCATAGCCAGCGTACATAATCTTGCGTTTTATTTATGGTTAGTAAAGCAGGCAAGACAACATATCATCGATGGTGATTTTATGAGCTGGAAAAAAGAAATGGTGGAAGTGATGAAGACGAGATTGTAA
- a CDS encoding NAD-dependent epimerase/dehydratase family protein has translation MTIAYDIIITGATGFIGAAYTRYFSAAGYKVLALGRSKEPPAKLFNYAEYKSVDISSSVPELEATVCIHCAGLASDKESRENLLFVNTEGTKKVFSNIHADHFIYLSSASAYPPNGLLHKEDEFINEADLSNYGLSKLRAEAWLQLQATASKKITVLRPRGVYGKGDRILLPRILRLKRGPFLITPAKLDYKISLSNIENLLLATERIIVSEKKYSYELFNITDDPTHLLGDVINSIWDILSEKKNISIRVPQPIIRFSSRFLPQSDLNANTLKFYLCDHELSNEKIKREFGLELPHNFYNYRSVLEQWIKSVPLADLQKGAADLPWRK, from the coding sequence ATTACCATCGCTTACGACATCATCATAACTGGAGCAACAGGATTTATTGGCGCCGCTTATACCCGTTATTTTTCAGCAGCGGGTTATAAAGTGCTGGCGTTAGGCAGAAGTAAAGAACCACCTGCTAAACTATTCAACTATGCTGAATACAAATCGGTTGATATCTCTTCTTCAGTTCCTGAACTGGAAGCAACAGTTTGCATTCATTGTGCAGGACTGGCATCTGATAAAGAAAGCAGGGAAAATCTTCTGTTTGTTAATACAGAAGGAACCAAAAAAGTATTCTCAAATATTCATGCAGACCATTTTATTTATCTCTCTTCAGCTTCAGCATATCCTCCCAACGGTTTGTTACATAAAGAAGATGAATTTATTAATGAAGCTGATCTTTCCAATTATGGTTTATCTAAACTAAGGGCAGAAGCCTGGTTACAATTACAGGCAACAGCATCAAAAAAAATTACGGTGCTTCGTCCAAGAGGAGTTTACGGTAAAGGTGACCGGATTTTATTGCCAAGAATACTTCGGCTAAAAAGAGGTCCGTTTTTGATCACTCCTGCAAAACTTGATTATAAAATATCACTCAGCAATATTGAAAACCTGCTACTCGCAACAGAAAGAATTATAGTTTCTGAAAAAAAATATTCTTATGAACTGTTTAATATTACAGATGACCCGACACATTTGCTGGGAGATGTGATTAACAGCATCTGGGATATTCTCAGTGAAAAGAAAAACATTTCAATTCGTGTGCCTCAACCAATCATACGATTTTCTTCCCGTTTCTTACCGCAATCCGACCTCAATGCCAACACATTGAAGTTTTATCTCTGCGATCATGAACTGTCGAATGAAAAAATAAAGAGGGAATTCGGATTGGAACTGCCGCATAATTTTTACAATTACCGTTCAGTACTGGAACAGTGGATCAAATCAGTTCCATTAGCTGATTTGCAAAAGGGAGCGGCTGATTTGCCGTGGAGAAAATAA